The genomic interval agtaagaaatgttcgattcaaatgaggactaaaaatagttaataggtatttacagtattgtcaaagtattgcaagtttattctcaaagggcccatatatttacctaccgtatgtgttaaaccaagggctcataaatttacctacttgtgttaaaccaaactctggcagactgagagattgggatgttccattcatcgcaaatcaatacatttgtataatcatatattaaatctatcaacatagtattttttaaagaaaatcggcctgtcttcaacattatgatggtgtactctagctgttcaaccggttttcagctattaaaaacaattatcgtaggaggagataggaaaatgcgaagcctcctcgcatttttgtggcgggtatttttcaagatggacatccattagacagtgtataccacgatcggaaaacacccctatttgaggcaaatcgttgaacctaaattcgttttaatcgtcaataactaattatctaacttaatttaattagtaaacagggttacatcaggtggttaaaatcagtaccgaaagtacgaaccaactttatataccatcgagtaaaaattctagaagtaaggcgtgatttaccgaattttgcccttacgtaaatttatatatagactagatggtacgctcgcttcgctcgcgtaccatctaggtcgtgcccacagatggttctcgaatacacagtaatttcagggtaaaaaatctggcgatttcaaatgcacgtaccgcaggacttaactataatacattgtcgtttacagaaacgaataagtagacacaatgatttatgtagtcaaccaaaattagcaccctgggaattacttccgaaagagaaatttaccacaaaatgagtccaaattgtttattcatttaaagaaacccaattagggttgagggatgggaaagaggataggtacaaagaggaacaatttttaaatatattctttatccacgtcagtaacgaaatattgttttcattttttataggcctataaataatataccactaacggtgactaaatatagtaaaacatttgcgatttaatactttgttaaaactgtcactgtcataatcgattgaaatagtaaagtacatgtaacgatacaccactacgacgtttatatttttgtaattattaattaatgcaaacattgagaagcaactgtcagtaataaagtttatttgtatattacgtgtttatatatctaacagtagagcctacccataatcacagtaataaagtttatttgtatatattttttttacatctaacagtattcacagtaagaaatgtttgtatatatttttttacatctattcacagtaagaaatgttcgattcaaatgacgaccaaaaatggttaataggacgtgtttgcagtactgtattgtcaaagtattgcaagtttattctccaagggctcataaatttacctacttgtgttaaaccaaactggcagactgagagattggaatgttccattcatcgcaaatcaatacatttgtaaaaacgtaaattaaatctatcaaaatagtattttttaaagaaaatcggcctgtcttcaacattatgatgctgtacccgagcagttcaaccggttttcagctatttaacacaattatcgtaggaggagataggaaaatgcgaagcgtcctcgtattattgtgtgcgggtatttttcaagttggacatccattagacagtgtataccacgatcggaaaacacccctatttggggcaaatcgttgaacctaaattcgttttaatcgtcaataactaattatctaactcaatttaattagtaaacagggttacatcaggtggttaaaatcagtaccgaaagtacgaaccaactttgtataccatcgagtaaaaattctagaagtaaggcgcgatttactgaattttgcccttacgtaaatttatatatagattactaTGTTAAACGTAAAATCTCGTTTATGTTAATACTATAGTTTTAGAATGAACACTTTTCTATTcgttttctgtttaaaaaaaagatatatttatCGTATATTTTTCAATCAAACATGTTTTTACTTCGACAGAGTTGTGAGCTTGTTAGTGGGCATATTATTTGCTGTCACACAAATGAAGTATGGCGTGGAATCAAAAACTGTTTGTCCAACCTTTTGGGTTCCATTCCAAGAAAGCTGTTATCGTATCTTTGGAAACTTGTTGAACTGGAGTGACGCAGAGGAAAGTTGTAACAAGTACTTCAATGAGTTCGAAATGGGTCACATGGTTTCTATCAGAAGCTCTGTTGAAAATCGGTTTGTCGCAGACCTCTGGGAATCGGCTACTAATGGGCGGACCACTACGCCTGTCCAAGGAGGTGTACCGGTTAACTACTGGATTGGCTTGAGCAACAAAGACAATGTATCTCGTTGGGTATGGAGTGATACCAGCGAAGAAGCGGTGTATACAGAATGGGCCCCATCTGAACCAAATTACTTGCAAGTGGATCACTGCGCCCATACTTGGCCAAAAAATGGAAATAGCCTAACTTGGAACAACTGGCGCTGTGACAAATTGTTGTTCTTTGTGTGTGAGCTGCCCCAAAGCCGACATTAGATAAATTGTATGCAATTCGACATTGCGTTTTTAGTTCTCCCTTGTTTGCTTCTTAAATTGTACATAGTTTTTACACATTTTATCTCGACGCGCCACCTAAAAACTCTCAATCCCAGTATAGCTTATGGCTCGACGCGTCACCTAAAAACTCTCAATCCCAGTATAGCTTTTGGCTCGACGCGCCACCTAAAAACTCTCAATCCCAGTATAGCTTATGGCTCGACGCGTCACCTAAAAACTCTCAATCCCAGTATAGCTTTTGGGTCGACGCGCCACCTAAACACTCTCAATCCCAGTATAGCTTTTGGCTCGACGCGCCACCTAAACACTCTCAATCCCAGTATAGCTTATGGCTCGACGCGCCACCTAAACACTCTCAATCCCAGTATAGCTTATGGCTCGCGACGCGTCACCTAAAAACTCTCAATCCCAGTATAGCTTTTGGCTCGACGCGCCACCTAAACACTCAATTCCAGTATAGCTTATGGCTCGACGCGTCACCTAAACACTCAATCCTAGTATAGCTTATGGCTCGACGCGTCACCTAAACACTCAATCCCGGTATAGCTTTTGGCTCGACGCGTCACCTAAACACTCAATCCCAGTATAGCTTATGACTCGACGCGTCACCTAAACACTCAATCCCAGTATAGCTTATGGCTCGACGCGTCACCTAAACACTCAATCCCGGTATAGCTTATGGCTCGACGCGTCACCTAAACACTCAATCCCGGTATAGCTTATGGCTCGACGCGTCACCTAAACACTCAATCCCGGTATAGCTTATGGCTCGACGCGTCACCTAAACACTCAATCCCAGTATAGCTTATGGCTCGACGCGTCACTTAAACACTCAATCCCAGTATAGCTTATGGCTCGACGCGTCACCTAAACACTCAATCCCAGTATAGCTTATGGCTTGACGCGCCACCTAaacagtaataataacaataataataacagttaaTATGAAATTCATTCATATCTTTGGAAGGAGATGATTTTATTTAACTTTAGTTATCATTTAATTGTATGTGAATTGATTATACATCTCTGTTGAAATAAAGTGTCTTCAAATGACATGGCGTTTCCattatgttgttgtttattagtATTACGGTTATCTTTCGTAAAGCTtcgttcccactaggacgcaacgcaagaacgtacgtaagcgcaacgtaatATGACCAATCACATGCGATGGATTATACGATAAACTGTCGCTTATTGGTCAATTTGCGTGAGTtacgcttacgtccttgcgaaTTGCATCACattggaaaccaagctttatgtcATGCGTGTCTAAAGCTAGTTGAAACCAAGCTGTTGTGTTTTTTCAAGtgtgtttaatattaaaataaaattaagctttttatattaatttctgACCCGTGTTATATTTCGATCATGAAGTTTCAACCTATTTTTCTATCTATCCATCGTCAGATTTGTTTGCAAGTACCGCAGTAATATACTATAGATCTAAAAAGCACACAAGACACAATCAAATGTTgctatacaatttattttttggcGTCTGTCGGAATTGTTAGTGACTTTATTAGTTGTGTTAATCTTTGCTGATTTTAGCCGCCTTTTATGTATTTTGGTCTTCTTAAACaatttattctttaaataaaCTAACATTTTATTAACAAAAAGAGGAATAAGTTACAGctatatgtaaacattttatgaAACTGTAATAGAGAAAGGGAATTATCACTGGCTAcacaaatatatacaatattatattttgtatttgctAATGTGTACACTaccaaacttgatgtgacaaaaaaatgcgatgacgtcatatcacaaccatttgggcacacactttttttgtcaaactagtttgataatgtagacagagcttaatacaaaAATCAAAGGTTAagataaatcatacaaatttgtATATCAATTCTTCCAGCTATAGAaagtttaattaataaatgcaGTGGAATATAATTCTTTAATAtggatttgtttatttttgtagaaGATGAGGTTCCTCCCGGCAGCGCCAACTATCAGCAGTAGGCCTACGGACtgtgaaataaaacaataaacaacaaattaaattaattaaaattaaataatatattaagtttgaaataaatttcataatagaataagCTAAAATTCTAAATTCTATATAAATAAGATGTGTGGAGAAAGAAATAGTCATGTTAACAAAAAACTAGGCCTCAGaccaaaaaaagtataatatgTAGCGCCCCCAGCGACCAGTTTACTTGTTGAGTTCAATTATAGTTGTGACACGCCATAAGGGGCAACAAATTTAGTcttatcagggaagagttaaattgtaatttaactcttccctggtcttATGAACAATATCTAACCAATAATTACTTACTGTGGCACCGTGTTCCTGCATAACAGTCACGGCAAGTACAGTGATAAGTAGAACCACTTCTACTACACCGACCACCATTCTGACATGGGTTGGGGTGACAGGGATCTAAATCAAACATGTTTTTTCAAAAGTAGTTCACATATCAAATATTCATAGATGTCGTactgttgtttattttttattgatttattgtcTCAATTACTTTATCTGTTTACttgttaattatattattttagttcgATAGGGTCTTATACGTGACAAGAATAATTTGTTCTTCTGGTGTAGATCCTCaatatgatattgaaataaaaataaccgttGAAGAGTATAATTGTTCCATGGAAAAGAAcgttaaataaatgaatgaacgaACGAATGAATGAAACGCATATGATTACTCAACGTAGCGACAACAGCATATTTTGATTCACCATGTTGGCCCAATTTTAGTTGGATTAGTTTACTGATGGAtttgatataataaataaaacttacctGGAGCCGGCACGGATCCACCACTATTTCCTGTGAATACggaataaaatgaattaattactAATATAAAGTAGTGAATAACATTATTTTCGCTAAGTGTTGAGAGACTAATTGTGTTGAGAGACATTCATAGCAAATGGACTTATTGAGTCCAAACGACGGCAAAACACTAAATAAATAGTTCGTAGAAACAACAGTGAATTTTAGTCTATAGCATACTACAAGACTGCTCTCGCACATTcatataatatatgtttatatagtACTGTAGCATTTACCTTTTGGTCCTGGTGGTCCCTGTGATCCTTTCGGTCCTGGTGGTCCCCGGCCTCCTCCCGAACCTTTTGTTCCCGGTGGTCCCCGTGGCCCTTGTGCTCCCCGATTCCCTCCCGATCCCTTTGGTCCTGGTGGCCCACGTGCTCCTTGTGGTCCCCGAGCTCCTCCTGAACCCTTTGGTCCCGGTGGTCCTTGTGCTCCCCGATTCCCTCCTGATCCTTTTGGTCCTGGTGGTCCCCGTGGCCCTTGTGCTCCCCGATTCCCTCCCGATCCCTTTGGTCCCGGTGGCCCACGTGCTCCTTGTGGTCCCTGAGCTCCTCCTGAACCCTTAGGTCCCGGTGGTCCTTGTGCTCCCCGATTCCCTCCTGATCCTTTTGGTCCTGGTGGTCCCAGTGGCCCTTGTGCTCCCCGATTTCCTCCCGATCCCTTTGGTCCCGGTGGCCCACGTGCTCCTTGTGCCCCCCGAGTTCCTCCTTCCCCTTTTTGTCCTTGTGGTCCTTGTGCTCCCCGATTCCCTCCCGATCCTTTTGGTCCTGGTGGTCCACGTGCTCCTTGTGGTCCCCGAGCTCCCCCTGATCCCTTTGGTCCTGGTGGTCCTTTTGGCCCTTGTGCTCCTTGAGCTCCTCCTGATCCTTTTGGTCCTGGTGGTCCCTTTGGCCCTTGTGCTCCTTTAGCTCCTCCTGATCCTTTTGGTCCTGGTGGTCCTTTTGGCCCTTGTGCTCCTTGAGCTCCTCCTGATCCCTTTGGTCCAGGTGGTCCTTTTGGCCCTTGTGCTCCTTGAGCTCCTCCTGATCCCTTTGGTCCTGGTGGTCCTTGTGGTCCCATTGATCCTGTCGATCCCTTGTACCCTGGTGATCCCTTTTGCCCATTGTCTCCGGCAGTTCCTAATAAATTGTACCAATTATGTCAATAAACGTAGTACTGAAGAAAGTTACAAACACAATAGAATAGAGTAGAACTAGAAAACTGGGCTTAGATGTACAAGCCTGGCTTTGATGCGATGCGCAAATGACTGCATTTTGAAGCAGTATGTAAGTGACAGAAGTAAGAATTTACTTTGTCATATTCAGGAATTATGATGAATCAAAATCCTAATACAAACAAAGTACTtactc from Antedon mediterranea chromosome 5, ecAntMedi1.1, whole genome shotgun sequence carries:
- the LOC140050406 gene encoding C-type lectin mannose-binding isoform-like, translated to MQLKVVSLLVGILFAVTQMKYGVESKTVCPTFWVPFQESCYRIFGNLLNWSDAEESCNKYFNEFEMGHMVSIRSSVENRFVADLWESATNGRTTTPVQGGVPVNYWIGLSNKDNVSRWVWSDTSEEAVYTEWAPSEPNYLQVDHCAHTWPKNGNSLTWNNWRCDKLLFFVCELPQSRH